One segment of Nostoc flagelliforme CCNUN1 DNA contains the following:
- a CDS encoding MAPEG family protein — protein MIIFLYSIAAAAVLIYVPFLLVAYARVRIGYESFSTPRAMFDKLPPYAQRATWAHQNTFEAFMVFAAAALMAYVTGVNSSTGQVAAIAFVVARFLYSIFYILNIPLLRSLMFAIGILSSGTLILLSIIQTSS, from the coding sequence ATGATAATTTTTTTGTACTCGATCGCTGCTGCTGCCGTTCTAATTTACGTGCCATTTTTGCTAGTAGCTTATGCCCGTGTGCGTATTGGGTATGAAAGTTTTTCTACTCCTCGCGCTATGTTTGATAAATTGCCACCTTATGCCCAACGAGCTACTTGGGCACATCAGAACACCTTTGAAGCGTTTATGGTGTTTGCAGCAGCAGCATTGATGGCTTATGTAACTGGTGTAAATTCTTCTACAGGACAAGTGGCTGCGATCGCCTTTGTGGTAGCCCGTTTCCTATACTCGATTTTTTATATTTTGAATATACCCCTTTTGCGCTCGCTGATGTTTGCCATTGGCATTCTTAGCTCTGGCACTCTCATCTTATTGAGCATTATCCAAACTAGTAGTTAA
- a CDS encoding DNA recombination-mediator protein A, translated as MSQSTDLINLDTLAQELATIQQTGSKRIALLGSRHVPITHQNLIEMMTYALVLSGNRIITSGATGTNSAAIKGATRADANLLTVILPQSLERQPLESRQQLEQVMHLVENPSNDTLSLAEASYLCNKEIVSRCQQLICFAFHDSRTLLQTCQDAEEQRKVVTLFYFD; from the coding sequence TTGAGCCAATCAACAGACCTTATTAACCTAGATACATTAGCGCAAGAACTAGCGACAATCCAGCAAACGGGTTCTAAAAGAATCGCCTTGCTGGGTTCTCGTCATGTCCCGATTACGCATCAGAATCTTATTGAAATGATGACATACGCCCTAGTTTTATCGGGTAATCGAATCATTACTTCTGGTGCTACAGGTACAAATTCAGCGGCCATCAAGGGAGCAACCCGGGCTGATGCAAATTTGTTGACAGTGATTCTACCCCAAAGCCTGGAACGCCAGCCTTTGGAATCGCGCCAGCAACTAGAACAGGTAATGCATCTAGTCGAAAATCCCAGTAATGATACTCTGTCCCTTGCTGAAGCTAGTTACCTGTGCAACAAGGAGATTGTCTCCCGTTGCCAGCAACTAATCTGCTTTGCGTTTCACGATAGTCGCACCCTGTTACAAACTTGTCAGGATGCAGAAGAACAAAGAAAAGTGGTAACTCTTTTCTACTTTGATTAG
- a CDS encoding PadR family transcriptional regulator has product MALAHAILAALVDAPCTGYDLAKRFDGSVGFFWSASHQQIYRELSKLENQGSISSESILQTGRPDKRLYSVTDLGEQHLKEWIAQSCEPTPIKDDLLVKIFAGHIVPKQIILAELEHHQETHLKKLSTYKELEQCYFQNPQELPASGKFQYLTLLNGISYETHWLAWCNQVRELLNQTIEN; this is encoded by the coding sequence ATGGCATTAGCGCACGCAATATTAGCTGCTCTGGTTGACGCACCCTGTACTGGGTATGATTTAGCAAAACGATTCGATGGCTCTGTAGGCTTTTTTTGGTCAGCAAGTCACCAGCAGATTTACCGGGAGTTGTCGAAGCTAGAAAATCAAGGATCGATTAGTTCAGAGTCGATTCTTCAAACAGGACGGCCAGATAAAAGACTCTATAGCGTTACAGACTTGGGAGAACAGCACCTCAAAGAGTGGATTGCTCAATCTTGTGAACCCACACCGATTAAAGATGATTTACTGGTTAAAATTTTTGCTGGTCATATTGTTCCTAAGCAAATTATCTTGGCGGAGCTAGAACATCACCAAGAAACCCATCTAAAAAAATTGTCTACGTACAAGGAATTAGAACAGTGTTACTTTCAGAATCCGCAAGAACTGCCAGCATCAGGCAAATTTCAGTATTTGACTCTCCTAAATGGCATTAGTTACGAAACACATTGGCTAGCCTGGTGTAACCAAGTAAGGGAGTTACTGAACCAAACAATCGAAAATTAG
- a CDS encoding DUF4188 domain-containing protein: MPQVIPGRFTAEIDEPFVVFLIGMRINKLFAFSKWIPTARAMSPMLRSLNENPEKGFLGGEGFIYPRGVGLIQYWRSFEDLERFARNPADAHLKAWQRFNQGIGADGSVGIWHETYLIEPGKYKAIYGNMPVFGLAAATKHVPAMGRKETVRRPLGGDGEPAVSSPAIQPPN; the protein is encoded by the coding sequence ATGCCTCAAGTAATACCGGGACGATTTACAGCCGAGATTGATGAACCTTTTGTTGTGTTTTTGATTGGGATGCGAATTAATAAATTATTCGCTTTTTCTAAATGGATTCCCACAGCTAGGGCAATGTCGCCCATGCTACGAAGTCTTAATGAGAATCCCGAAAAAGGGTTTTTAGGAGGAGAAGGGTTTATCTATCCGCGAGGGGTAGGACTGATTCAATACTGGCGATCGTTTGAGGATTTGGAGCGTTTTGCCAGAAATCCAGCCGATGCACATCTAAAAGCTTGGCAAAGGTTTAATCAAGGCATTGGTGCCGATGGTAGTGTCGGCATTTGGCACGAAACTTATTTAATAGAACCGGGAAAATATAAGGCTATTTACGGCAATATGCCTGTCTTTGGATTAGCTGCTGCAACTAAGCACGTCCCAGCTATGGGGCGGAAGGAAACAGTTCGCCGTCCCTTGGGAGGTGACGGCGAACCAGCTGTATCCTCACCAGCAATACAGCCTCCTAACTGA
- a CDS encoding phosphotransacetylase family protein, translating to MPKSPKYLLIGSTETYSGKSATVLGLSHQLQQKGLDITYGKPLGTCLNSSSGTVIEEDVQFIALSLNLPENRVAPTMLALDELNVQKRLRGEDKTDYQQSLIQQYLHKSQGDLVLLEGPGDLSEGNLFDLSLLQIAEVLDAGVLLVARYKSLLSVESLLAAKGRVGDRLIGVVINDIPVTQLEAVDTLLRPFLEQQGIPVLAMLPNSDLLRSVSVGELVKQLKADVLCRNDRMDLLVESLAIGAMNVNSAVKYFRKRRNMAVVTGGDRVEIQQAALETSTQCLILTGQLPPPPFILSRAEELEIPILSVDLDTLTTVEIVDRTFGQVRLHEPIKVQCIRQLMSEHFDIDRLLSKLGLTPAAALS from the coding sequence GTGCCAAAATCCCCTAAATATTTGCTGATTGGATCAACCGAGACTTATAGCGGTAAATCTGCAACTGTTCTGGGTTTGTCTCATCAGCTACAGCAAAAAGGACTGGATATTACCTACGGTAAACCGCTTGGTACGTGTTTGAATTCGTCCAGTGGAACTGTGATTGAGGAAGATGTCCAATTCATCGCTCTTAGCCTCAATTTGCCGGAAAACCGTGTTGCACCTACAATGCTGGCTTTGGATGAACTAAATGTGCAAAAACGCTTGCGAGGGGAAGACAAAACCGATTATCAGCAGTCTTTAATACAGCAATATTTGCATAAATCCCAAGGAGATTTGGTTTTACTGGAGGGGCCTGGTGATTTGTCCGAAGGCAATTTGTTTGACTTATCTTTGCTGCAAATTGCTGAAGTATTGGATGCTGGCGTGCTGTTAGTAGCCCGCTATAAATCGTTGCTTTCGGTTGAGTCGCTATTGGCTGCTAAAGGGCGTGTGGGCGATCGCTTGATTGGAGTTGTCATCAATGATATTCCTGTCACCCAACTAGAAGCAGTTGACACTCTCTTGCGCCCATTTTTGGAACAGCAGGGGATTCCGGTGCTAGCAATGCTGCCCAACAGCGATTTGCTCCGCAGTGTCAGTGTTGGCGAACTAGTCAAACAGCTAAAAGCTGATGTTCTCTGTCGTAACGATCGCATGGATTTATTGGTGGAAAGTCTAGCAATTGGAGCGATGAATGTCAACTCTGCTGTAAAGTATTTCCGCAAACGCCGGAATATGGCAGTGGTAACAGGAGGCGATCGCGTGGAAATTCAGCAAGCTGCTTTGGAAACTTCTACCCAATGTTTAATTCTCACCGGGCAACTACCGCCCCCACCGTTTATTCTCAGTCGTGCTGAAGAACTAGAAATCCCCATTTTATCTGTTGACTTAGACACCCTCACCACTGTGGAAATTGTTGACCGAACTTTCGGGCAAGTCCGCCTCCACGAGCCGATTAAGGTTCAGTGCATTCGCCAGTTAATGTCAGAGCATTTTGACATTGACCGCTTGTTATCTAAACTAGGTTTAACTCCGGCAGCGGCATTGTCTTAG
- a CDS encoding fatty acid hydroxylase: MLEAIAVAWLLLFFGDFLSTFFYHVPEHVFGSLHLKTHHSWNKDFRHYAILTFNPQVLLDGILGALPYVLIAVVLWPFSPIGVISGLLLGQLHVWWRHISVLGWQTSRTVNILCQILFITTPERHWLHHHKTNLGFGDIFTFFEQPAQMWLRWLRLLRLRFRYSRI, encoded by the coding sequence ATGCTTGAGGCTATCGCTGTTGCTTGGTTATTACTGTTTTTTGGCGATTTTCTATCTACATTCTTTTATCACGTACCCGAGCACGTTTTTGGTAGCCTACATTTAAAAACGCACCACTCGTGGAACAAGGACTTCCGCCACTACGCTATTTTGACTTTTAATCCCCAGGTTCTTTTAGATGGTATCTTGGGAGCTTTGCCTTATGTACTTATAGCAGTAGTCTTGTGGCCTTTCTCTCCCATCGGCGTTATCTCTGGATTACTACTTGGTCAACTTCATGTATGGTGGAGACACATAAGTGTACTAGGTTGGCAAACTTCAAGGACTGTCAATATTTTATGCCAAATTCTATTTATTACTACTCCTGAGAGACACTGGTTGCACCATCACAAAACTAATTTGGGTTTCGGTGATATTTTCACGTTCTTTGAACAACCTGCACAAATGTGGTTACGCTGGCTTCGGTTACTCAGACTTCGTTTTCGCTACTCTCGGATCTGA
- a CDS encoding CopG family transcriptional regulator codes for MNKTAALKFPRLATSTKKRALKRITLNLTSDEAQNLEKFCEQTGRPAIDVIRELIQALP; via the coding sequence ATGAATAAAACTGCTGCACTTAAATTTCCCCGTTTGGCAACCTCCACTAAAAAAAGGGCGCTTAAGCGAATTACCTTAAACTTGACATCAGATGAAGCTCAGAACCTTGAAAAGTTTTGTGAACAGACAGGCAGACCAGCAATAGATGTAATTCGGGAACTCATTCAAGCCTTGCCTTGA
- a CDS encoding WD40 domain-containing protein: MTLQNWRRKRGVALTKKGLQKIKEAKHQSEAKENFGNRYTLEEISARSGLYSATISKVLNQEGGVDKQTIEKLFSAFKLKIDKSDYSSSNTRLDWGEAIFNSAFYGRIEELNTLEQWILNEHCQLVALLGIGGIGKTSLSVKFAQQIQDNFEYVIWRSLREAPPAKIILGNLIQFLSDEQEREGNLPESFTERVSRLLYYLQNHRCLVIIDNAESILCSGSRAGIYREGYEEYGELLRRVGEATHQSCLVLTSREKLKEVALLEGQALPVRSLPLNGLKVPEGQEILKLKGLSATEDEWKVMIERYAGNPLALKIVATTIQDVFDGNVTGFLQQDAVVFGDIRDILHQQFERLSDLEKDIMYWLAINREPITLSELREDIVSPVPQAKLLEAVESLGRRSLIEKATPTLIEKTGSLFTLQPVVIEYVTTSLIERACEEIFTQNINLLRCHALMKATGKDYVKDTQIRLVIKPVIDGLLNVLRSKRNIEILLTQILAKQREDSPLESGYTVGNIFNLLCHLETDLSNYDFSYLTLWQADMRSMNLHNANFAHAELDKCVFAETLGGIHSVTFSPDGKLLATGDSYGELRLYQVVDGKQLLVCTGHTDWLWSVAFSPNGNILASSGKDQTVKLWDVRTGQCLATLQGHSGGIWSVAFSREGNILASGSEDQTIKLWDVTNGQCLKTLHKHNSRVSSIAYSPDGLTLASGCHDQTVKLWDITTGECLKTLQGHNGGIWSVSFSPDGLTLASGSHDRTVKLWDISTGECLKTLQEHSDCVYSVFFSPDGNRLASSSDDKTVKLWNIATGLCTATLWGHSSRVWSVVFNSNNRIVASGSSDQTVRLWDARTSQCLKTLQGYSSGIWSVAFSADGHIVVSGSGNKIVKLWDVDTGKCLKTLRGHSHRVTSVALSSNNLLLASGSEDQTIKLWNVSTGQCLKTLRGHSNWVTSLAFIPNCEIIASGSDDHTVKLWNVNTGQCIQTLKGHIDKVWSVAFNLNGQTLASGSIDQTVKLWDVTTGQCIQTLKGHDDLVWSIIYSPDGRMLASASSDQTIKLWDASSGQCIQTLKGHGSSVYSATFSPDGCMIVSSSEDQTVKLWDLSTGQCIKTFKGHTQLVWSVAFSPNSQILASGSQDDTIKIWDVKTGECIKTLRNDRPYEGMNISGVTGITHAQRASLKDLGAFT, from the coding sequence ATGACTTTACAGAATTGGAGACGCAAGCGTGGCGTTGCACTTACTAAGAAGGGGTTACAAAAAATTAAGGAAGCAAAGCATCAGTCAGAAGCAAAGGAAAATTTTGGAAATAGGTATACTCTTGAAGAAATTAGTGCGCGTTCTGGGTTATATTCCGCTACCATCTCGAAAGTATTGAATCAAGAAGGAGGAGTTGACAAACAGACTATTGAAAAGCTTTTTTCAGCTTTTAAGTTAAAAATAGATAAAAGCGACTATTCAAGCTCAAATACTCGTCTAGATTGGGGAGAAGCTATCTTTAACTCAGCTTTTTATGGACGTATAGAAGAACTTAATACGCTAGAGCAATGGATTCTTAATGAGCACTGTCAATTAGTCGCACTATTGGGAATAGGAGGCATTGGCAAAACGTCCCTGTCTGTAAAATTTGCTCAACAGATTCAGGACAACTTTGAGTATGTAATCTGGCGATCGCTCCGAGAAGCTCCACCTGCTAAAATTATTCTAGGTAACTTAATCCAATTTCTATCTGATGAGCAGGAAAGGGAAGGGAACTTACCAGAAAGCTTCACCGAGAGGGTATCGCGGCTACTCTATTATTTACAAAATCATCGCTGTTTAGTGATCATTGATAATGCAGAGTCAATTCTTTGCAGTGGTAGCCGCGCCGGAATTTATCGAGAAGGATATGAGGAATATGGTGAGCTTTTAAGACGGGTAGGAGAAGCAACTCACCAAAGCTGCTTAGTGCTGACTAGTCGTGAAAAACTGAAAGAAGTGGCATTATTGGAAGGACAAGCACTACCTGTTCGCTCATTGCCACTGAATGGTTTAAAGGTGCCAGAAGGGCAAGAAATCTTAAAACTCAAGGGGCTATCGGCGACCGAGGATGAATGGAAGGTAATGATTGAACGCTATGCAGGCAATCCATTAGCCTTGAAGATAGTTGCCACGACCATTCAAGATGTTTTTGATGGTAATGTGACTGGATTTTTGCAACAAGATGCGGTTGTTTTTGGCGACATTCGCGATATTTTACATCAGCAGTTTGAGCGCTTGTCAGATTTAGAAAAAGACATAATGTACTGGCTAGCGATTAATCGTGAGCCGATTACACTCTCAGAATTGCGAGAAGATATCGTATCACCAGTACCACAAGCAAAATTACTGGAGGCTGTGGAATCTTTAGGAAGGCGATCGCTAATCGAGAAGGCTACACCTACGCTCATTGAAAAGACTGGATCGCTTTTTACGCTCCAGCCTGTGGTTATAGAGTATGTAACTACTAGCTTGATAGAAAGAGCCTGTGAAGAAATTTTCACTCAAAATATTAATTTATTGAGATGTCATGCTCTGATGAAGGCGACGGGTAAAGACTATGTTAAAGATACTCAAATTCGTCTCGTCATCAAACCAGTTATAGATGGGCTGCTTAATGTTTTAAGAAGTAAAAGAAACATTGAAATTTTATTAACTCAAATTCTAGCAAAGCAGCGAGAAGACTCTCCGCTAGAATCAGGGTATACAGTAGGCAATATTTTTAATCTGCTTTGTCATCTGGAAACTGATCTAAGTAACTATGATTTTTCTTATCTAACCCTATGGCAAGCAGATATGCGAAGTATGAATTTGCACAATGCAAATTTTGCTCATGCCGAGCTAGATAAATGCGTTTTTGCTGAAACACTAGGGGGAATTCATTCGGTAACATTCAGTCCAGATGGAAAATTATTAGCTACTGGAGATAGCTATGGTGAGCTTCGCCTTTACCAGGTTGTAGATGGCAAACAATTGCTTGTTTGCACCGGACATACAGATTGGCTCTGGTCTGTCGCCTTCAGTCCTAATGGAAATATCCTTGCTAGTAGTGGTAAGGATCAAACAGTGAAACTGTGGGATGTGAGGACTGGGCAGTGTCTGGCAACTTTACAAGGTCATAGTGGTGGAATTTGGTCAGTTGCTTTCAGCCGTGAAGGTAATATTCTTGCCAGTGGAAGTGAAGACCAAACAATCAAACTGTGGGATGTTACTAATGGACAATGCCTCAAAACTTTGCACAAACATAATAGTCGAGTCTCATCAATTGCTTATAGCCCAGATGGTCTAACCTTAGCTAGTGGCTGTCATGACCAAACAGTGAAGTTGTGGGATATCACCACTGGTGAATGCCTCAAAACTTTACAAGGGCATAACGGTGGTATTTGGTCAGTTAGCTTCAGCCCAGATGGTTTAACCTTAGCTAGTGGGAGCCATGACCGAACAGTGAAGTTGTGGGATATCAGCACTGGTGAATGCCTCAAAACTTTACAAGAGCATAGTGACTGTGTATATTCAGTTTTTTTCAGCCCAGATGGGAATAGACTCGCAAGTAGCAGTGATGACAAAACAGTAAAGCTTTGGAACATTGCTACAGGTCTTTGCACAGCAACGCTTTGGGGGCATAGTAGCAGAGTATGGTCAGTTGTTTTTAACTCAAACAATCGTATAGTTGCTAGTGGCAGCAGTGACCAAACAGTAAGATTATGGGATGCCAGGACTAGTCAATGCCTTAAGACCTTGCAGGGTTACAGTAGTGGAATATGGTCAGTAGCTTTCAGCGCTGATGGTCACATAGTTGTGAGCGGGAGTGGCAATAAAATTGTTAAGCTGTGGGATGTTGATACTGGTAAGTGCCTTAAAACTTTACGAGGGCATAGTCATCGAGTTACATCAGTTGCCCTGAGTTCAAATAATTTACTCCTTGCCAGTGGTAGTGAGGATCAAACAATAAAGTTGTGGAATGTCAGCACTGGTCAATGTCTTAAAACTTTACGAGGGCATAGTAATTGGGTCACATCGCTTGCTTTTATTCCAAACTGTGAGATTATTGCGAGTGGCAGTGATGACCATACAGTAAAACTGTGGAATGTCAACACTGGGCAATGCATTCAGACTTTGAAGGGACATATTGATAAGGTATGGTCTGTCGCCTTCAACCTCAACGGTCAGACCCTGGCAAGTGGTAGTATTGACCAAACAGTAAAATTGTGGGATGTCACTACTGGACAATGCATTCAGACTTTGAAAGGACACGATGACTTAGTGTGGTCAATCATCTACAGTCCTGATGGTCGTATGCTAGCAAGTGCTAGCAGTGACCAGACGATAAAGCTATGGGATGCCAGTAGTGGGCAATGCATTCAGACCTTAAAAGGACATGGTAGTTCTGTATATTCAGCTACCTTTAGTCCCGATGGTTGTATGATTGTCAGTAGCAGTGAAGATCAAACAGTAAAGTTATGGGATCTTAGCACTGGCCAATGTATTAAAACTTTTAAGGGACATACGCAATTAGTTTGGTCTGTTGCTTTTAGCCCTAACAGTCAAATTTTAGCCAGTGGTAGTCAGGATGATACTATTAAAATCTGGGATGTCAAAACTGGTGAATGTATAAAAACTTTGAGAAATGATAGACCCTATGAAGGTATGAATATCAGCGGTGTTACAGGTATAACTCACGCTCAGAGAGCTTCTTTAAAAGATTTAGGAGCATTTACATAA
- a CDS encoding SGNH/GDSL hydrolase family protein → MMQKQILATGIFILPLVFPLKVSAKNFDNIYVFGDSFSDTSNVFNATNGAIPPNPPYFNGRFSNGPVWVEYLASDLGLTFNPKTNFAFGGATTGFQNIGLASLPGLQQQINSFTAANQFANSNALYIIWAGINDYINYFFGTTPNPTQAVTNISAALESLAGVGARDIMVVNLPNLEKFPITGKNSQISSLFSTFTSAHNSSLTTNLNFLNQQLSPDINIIPLDVNSLFSRVIADPAEFGLTNVIDSCVGNLSVTPINISTQPVTCTPDQFLFWDQIHPTTKIHKLIGELAFSTLKSVSAPESSSVLGLLLLGAVSKVSRLRSKN, encoded by the coding sequence ATGATGCAAAAACAAATTCTAGCAACAGGAATTTTTATTTTACCTCTCGTGTTTCCTCTCAAAGTCTCGGCAAAGAATTTTGATAATATTTATGTATTTGGAGACAGCTTTTCTGATACAAGTAATGTCTTCAATGCCACAAACGGAGCTATTCCTCCAAATCCACCCTACTTTAATGGACGTTTTTCCAACGGTCCAGTCTGGGTAGAGTATCTCGCATCTGATTTAGGGTTAACCTTCAATCCTAAAACTAACTTTGCCTTTGGTGGTGCAACTACGGGATTCCAGAATATTGGACTAGCTAGTTTACCTGGATTACAACAACAGATAAACAGCTTTACGGCAGCAAATCAGTTTGCCAACTCAAATGCCCTCTACATCATCTGGGCCGGTATTAATGATTATATTAATTACTTTTTCGGTACGACTCCCAATCCTACCCAAGCAGTTACAAATATATCAGCAGCATTAGAATCGCTAGCTGGCGTGGGTGCTAGAGATATTATGGTAGTTAATTTACCAAACTTAGAAAAGTTTCCAATTACAGGTAAAAATAGTCAAATTTCCAGCTTATTTAGCACTTTTACATCTGCACACAACTCCAGTTTGACCACCAACCTTAACTTTTTAAACCAGCAATTAAGCCCTGATATAAACATTATTCCTCTTGATGTTAATTCCCTATTCAGTAGAGTTATTGCCGACCCAGCAGAATTCGGATTGACGAATGTGATTGACTCTTGTGTTGGAAATTTGTCGGTGACACCTATAAATATTTCCACGCAGCCAGTCACCTGTACTCCAGATCAGTTTTTATTCTGGGATCAAATCCATCCAACTACTAAGATTCACAAGCTAATTGGAGAATTAGCATTTTCAACGCTAAAGTCAGTATCTGCTCCTGAATCTTCATCTGTATTGGGGCTACTATTGTTGGGTGCAGTAAGTAAAGTTTCACGGCTGAGAAGTAAGAACTAA
- a CDS encoding 3-oxoacyl-ACP synthase III family protein has protein sequence MVYSPVGIRSLALSLPSIRRTNDYYIEKYPEMFAQAEQKSLAKLFSLAGSIPGNEFDLEMMPYLLDPFRGSVERRILGLDESSLTLEERAARDALKAAKLSPDEVELLIVASVWPEQIGFGNAAFLARQLGLQGAAWNIDAACGVTPVALQTACALVRTKEYKNVLVVISCTYSRFFDENDTLSWCIGDGAGAFVVGTLEPSQGILGTKTISTSILCDSFFSKVTQDEQGNPLVRMQIDKSANKLFRETSVDLLRTCCQGAVTTADVTLDQIDFFLFHTTSAWFASFCTRVLGIEPERTINLYPQYANVGPVITVANMYHAAQLGRIQENDLVLIYGFGAAGAASASVMRWGKVALGLDSLKDIELTIKNAENSSFLSS, from the coding sequence ATGGTTTATTCTCCAGTAGGTATTCGCTCACTCGCTTTGAGCCTTCCGAGTATCAGACGCACGAATGATTATTACATAGAAAAATACCCTGAGATGTTCGCACAGGCTGAACAAAAAAGTTTGGCAAAGTTGTTTTCACTCGCTGGGTCTATTCCTGGTAATGAATTTGACCTGGAGATGATGCCTTATCTCTTAGACCCCTTTCGCGGTAGTGTTGAGCGACGAATTCTAGGTCTAGACGAGTCGTCGCTGACACTGGAAGAGCGTGCAGCAAGGGATGCCCTCAAAGCAGCAAAGCTTTCTCCTGATGAAGTTGAACTCTTGATTGTTGCCTCGGTCTGGCCAGAACAAATAGGATTTGGAAATGCTGCCTTCCTCGCTCGTCAACTAGGTTTGCAAGGTGCTGCTTGGAATATTGATGCAGCGTGCGGGGTTACTCCAGTTGCACTGCAAACTGCCTGTGCTCTAGTGCGAACGAAAGAGTACAAAAATGTACTGGTAGTCATATCATGCACTTATTCTCGCTTTTTTGATGAAAATGACACCCTCTCGTGGTGTATCGGCGACGGTGCTGGAGCTTTTGTGGTCGGAACACTTGAACCAAGTCAGGGAATTCTCGGAACCAAGACAATCAGTACAAGTATATTATGTGACAGTTTCTTCTCGAAAGTTACACAGGATGAACAGGGCAATCCCCTAGTTCGTATGCAGATTGACAAAAGTGCAAACAAGCTGTTTCGCGAAACGTCCGTGGATTTGCTCCGTACCTGTTGTCAGGGTGCTGTCACTACTGCTGATGTAACCCTCGACCAAATTGACTTTTTTCTTTTCCATACAACTAGTGCTTGGTTTGCAAGCTTCTGCACGCGTGTATTGGGCATTGAACCAGAGCGTACAATCAACCTCTATCCCCAATATGCAAACGTTGGGCCAGTAATCACTGTAGCCAATATGTACCATGCTGCACAATTAGGGAGAATCCAGGAAAATGACTTGGTTCTGATCTATGGATTTGGTGCAGCAGGTGCTGCCTCTGCAAGTGTAATGCGCTGGGGCAAAGTGGCGCTAGGTCTTGACTCCCTCAAGGATATCGAATTAACAATAAAAAATGCTGAAAACAGTAGCTTCCTTTCTAGTTAA